Proteins found in one Nitrospinota bacterium genomic segment:
- a CDS encoding proteasome subunit alpha yields the protein MFEEPFRWMEAISTRHSYVREKLQSGQPVIAVPYQEGALMLGFSPQAGKIFEVYDRIAMGGMGHPADVEKMRMTLLDMAHLEGFNRSAQDVTIARLLQFGIAPALKQNFEEVQRAPYLIKLLLLELDPDGKSHFYRLNYDGYWETLTKGGCIAGEDQVMAWIDKKIEDTPFATFPLDHALAEVCKLWEEGKKQASKEEEKDDGDAETAVSLKEAFEKWSLEAAVLCASTQRRSIYRTLNPQEIEKLKAAVL from the coding sequence ATGTTTGAGGAACCATTTCGCTGGATGGAAGCCATTTCCACCCGCCACAGTTATGTCCGGGAGAAACTTCAAAGCGGTCAGCCGGTGATTGCCGTGCCTTATCAGGAAGGCGCCCTCATGTTGGGTTTCTCTCCTCAGGCCGGAAAAATATTCGAGGTGTATGACCGCATTGCCATGGGCGGCATGGGGCATCCGGCGGATGTGGAAAAAATGCGCATGACCCTGCTCGACATGGCGCACCTGGAAGGGTTCAACCGTTCCGCCCAGGATGTGACCATCGCACGGCTGTTGCAGTTCGGAATAGCCCCGGCGCTCAAGCAGAATTTTGAAGAGGTTCAGCGGGCGCCCTATCTGATCAAACTCCTGCTTCTGGAACTCGACCCGGATGGAAAGTCACATTTTTATCGCTTGAATTACGATGGATACTGGGAAACATTGACAAAAGGCGGTTGCATCGCCGGCGAAGACCAGGTGATGGCGTGGATCGATAAAAAAATAGAGGATACCCCCTTTGCAACCTTCCCCCTCGATCACGCCTTGGCCGAGGTGTGTAAACTTTGGGAAGAGGGGAAAAAGCAGGCGTCTAAAGAAGAGGAGAAAGATGACGGAGACGCTGAAACTGCCGTCAGCTTGAAAGAGGCGTTTGAAAAATGGAGCCTGGAAGCGGCGGTGCTGTGCGCTTCGACCCAGCGGCGGTCCATTTACCGGACGCTCAATCCGCAGGAAATTGAAAAACTCAAAGCAGCGGTCTTATAA